The following nucleotide sequence is from Flavobacterium sp. N1736.
CCATTGATTGATTAATAAAGGTAAATCTCTGTAAGACTGTACCCATCCTTTATAAGTAGACCAAATAATTGCCTCACTTGTAGGACGAACAATAAGTTCTTCTTCTAATTTGGCATTTGGATCAACCATTAGTTTTCCGGGTTTATCCGGATCATTTTTTAATCTATAATGGGTTACGATAGCGCACTCTTTTGCGAATCCTTCAGCATTTTTTTCTTCAGCTTCAAACATGCTTTTGGGCACAAATAAAGGAAAATATGCATTTTGATGTCCGGTCTCTTTAAACATTCTGTCAAGCTCTGCCTGCATTTTTTCCCAAATCGCATATCCGTATGGTTTTATTACCATACAGCCTCTAACCCCTGAATTTTCGGCTAAATCTGCTTTTACAACCAGTTCATTATACCATTTCGAATAATCTTCTGATCTTGTAGTGAGGTTCTTACTCATATTGAATAGTTTGGCACAAATTTTGTTTTAATAATTTAACTAAATAGTTTGACAAAACTAACTATTTTTGTAATGTGCAACAATAAAAATCACCACAGATATGAAAACTTCTATTTCTCTTCGCCAAAACTCAGCTCATTTCTACCTAATTGGATTACTGAGTTTTCTAGCAGCTTCGTGTGGTTCTTACCAAAATACTTCATACAGTGATAATGACGGAGTATATGGTGGTTCATCAAGAACATACGCTCAAACTACTACCACAGGTACAAACAATCAATATAAGGATTATTTCAAATCATTACAAGACGATAATCAGCCAACTGAGATTTTTACAGATGTAGATTCTTATGGCAATTACGCCGAAAATGACAGTACACAAACTGCTGTAACAACAAATGCATACCCTGCATGGGGAAGTGCTAATACCGAAGTAGCTGTAAACTATTACTCTGATCCAACCTGGTCAATAGGATTTGGTTTTGGACTTGGATATCCATATTACGGATGGGGTTATGGCGGCGGTTACTGGGGATACCCTGGCTATGCCTGGGGATACCCTGGATATTGGGGAGGTGGTTACTACCCTGGATACTGGGGAGGTTACGGATACCGTTACAACAACTACGCTTACAACTATGGCAGAAGAGGATCTGCAGCTTACTATGGCGGAAGAAACTACGCTTATAACAGAAATTATACTTCAAGAGGATATACTAACAGAGGATACACTGACAGAAGCTATAGCAATAGAAGCTACACGAACAGAGGAAGCTATACCACTAATAGAAATTATACCAACAGAAGCAACGGCTATTCTGACTATAGAAGAAGCGCTGTAAATGGCAGAACGTCAAGTCCTACTTTTACAAATAGAAACTATTCTAATTCTAACAGAAGCAGTTACGATTATTCAAACAGAGGTTCAGGTAACACTACCAGAAGCTACAATAGCGGCAGCAACAACTCATCTAGAAGTTATTCATCACCAAGCAGCGGATCTTCACGTTCTTATAGCAGTGGCGGCGGTGGCGGAAGCATGAGATCATCTGGCGGCGGCGGTGGAAGATCTGGCGGTGGCGGTGGAGGAAGAAGATAATTTCTCTACTGTTTAACATCTACAAAATCATTTAACACCTAAATCAAATGAAAAAAATATTATTCCTAATTATATCGGGACTAACTATTAGCGTCTCACATTCACAAGAAGTTTCAGATGCTGTACGTTATGCTCAGGACAATTTAACCGGAACTGCCAGATTTAGAGCCATGAGTGGAGCCTTTGGAGCAGTTGGCGGAGATTTATCTTCTCTTTCTGTAAACCCTGCCGGATCTGCTATATTTTTGAACAATCAGGTTGCAATAACTTTTAGCAATCAGAATATTAAAAATAATTCTAGTTACTTCGGAACTCAAACAAGTGACAAAGACAACTCTTTTATCCTGAATCAGGCTGGCGGTGTTTTTGTTTTTAACGATAGAAATAATAAAAGTGGTTGGAATAAAATAGCTATTGGAGCTTCTTATGAAAATACCAATAATTTCAATAATAACACATACTCTGCTGGAACGAATCCAACACGTTCTATTGATGGGTATTTTTTAGCTTATGCTAATTATGGTAATGGAGGAGCGCCAGTGCCTGGTCAATTTGTTGAAATAGGTGACAAAGAGCCAATCACTAACAGATACGGTTTTTTAGGTTCTAATTTACCTAATAGCCAATATCCTAATTTATCAGGATTCTCTGCTCAGCAAGCAATGTTAGGATATCAAGGTTTTATAATAAATGCCGATGACGAAAATAATCCAAACAGTACTTATAGCACAAATGTTCCTGCTGGCGGCAATTTTTATCAGGATAATATAATATCTGAACGAGGATACAATAGTAAAGTAAGTTTTAACATTGCAACCTCATATAAAGACAGAATTTATCTTGGAGCCAACTTAAATGTACATGTTACTGATTATAGAAGATCAAGCAGTTTTTATGAAGAAAATGATAATCCATTAGTTCCTGCTCCAACTATCTCTAATTTAACTTTTAATAACGAATTATATACTTACGGAAACGGATTCTCTTTTCAACTCGGAGCCATTGGTAAAGTTACAGAAGCTTTTCGTCTTGGTATAGCATACGAATCTAATACATGGTACGAACTTTATGATGAAGTTCATCAAAGTTTATATACACTAACAGAAACAAGCGGAGGACAAGGGGTTGAATATACATTAAATCCTGACTATGTAAACGTTTACGAATCTTACACCTTACAAACACCCGGAAAATTTACTTTTAGTGGAGCTTATATCTTCGGAAAATCAGGTTTAATTAGTATTGATTATGCTATAAAAGATTACGGAAACACTAAATTTAAACCAAATAGTGGCGGTTTTGGAGGATTAAACAACGACATCAGCGACCAAATGACCAGTAATGGTGAATTAAGAGTTGGTGCTGAATACAAAATAAAAAGATTGAGTTTAAGAGGCGGATATCGTTTTGAAGGAAGTCCTTATAAAAACAAAACTACAATTGGAGATTTAAACAGTTACTCTGGTGGTTTGGGTTATAATTTTGGAGGCACAAAATTAGATTTAGCCTATTCTTATGCAGAGAGAAAAACAAGTCAGGGATTTTTTGCAACAGGATTAACTGATCCTGCCAATATTACATCGAAACTAAATAATGTTTCTTTGTCTTTATTATTTGAATTGTAATTAAGAATAAATAGATTATCTAAATTTCCGTCAGGTCTTTTACCTGGCGGATTTTTTTTAGCCCTGATACAAAAAGATATAACAGAAACCAGTCCCAATAACTATTCAGGAAGCTTCATAAAAAACATCTAAAAGAAACCGAAACAACTGGTGTTTGAATAAAAAAGTGTAATTTTGCACTCCAATTTATAAAAGTATGAGAACCAAGTCTTTAAAAAAGAACAAAATTAACGTAATCACTCTTGGGTGTTCGAAGAATGTGTATGACAGCGAAGTGCTTATGGGTCAGCTTCGTGCGAATGGAAAAGACGTACAACACGAAGCTCCGGCAGCCGAAGAAGGAAACATAATTGTAATTAACACTTGCGGATTTATCGATAATGCAAAAGCAGAATCAGTAAATATGATTTTGGAATATGCTGATAAAAAAGACAAAGGTTTAGTAGACAAGGTTTTTGTAACCGGATGTTTATCTGAACGTTACAGACCGGATCTGGAAAAAGAAATCCCAAATGTCGATCAATATTTTGGTACTACAGAATTACCTCAACTATTGAAAGCTTTAGGTGCCGACTATAAACACGAATTGTTAGGAGAACGCTTAACGACAACTCCGAAAAACTACGCTTATTTAAAAATTGCTGAAGGTTGCGACAGACCTTGCAGTTTTTGTGCGATTCCGTTAATGCGTGGAAAACACGTTTCTCAAACTATTGAGAAATTAGTGAAAGAAGCAGAAGGTTTAGCTAAAAATGGCGTAAAAGAACTAATCTTAATTGCTCAAGACTTAACGTATTATGGTCTTGATATTTATAAAAAGAGAAATCTTGCCGAACTTTTAGAAGCTTTGGTAAAAGTAGAAGGCATTGAATGGATTCGTTTGCACTACGCCTTCCCTACCGGTTTCCCGATGGACGTTTTGGAAGTAATGAAACGCGAGCCAAAAATTTGTAATTATATTGATATTCCGTTGCAGCATATTTCTGATTCTATTTTGAAATCAATGCGTCGTGGTACAACTCAGGCAAAAACAACACAATTGTTGAAAGATTTTCGCGCTGCGGTTCCGGGGATGGCAATTAGAACTACATTAATTGTTGGTTATCCGGGAGAAACTCAGGAAGATTTTGAAATTTTGAAAGATTTCGTTCAGGAAATGAAATTTGACAGAATGGGCTGTTTCGCTTATTCTCACGAAGAAAACACACATGCTTATTTACTTGAAGACGACGTTCCGGATGATATAAAACAAGCAAGAGCAAATGAAATTATGGAATTGCAATCGCAAATTTCATGGGATTTAAATCAGGAAAAAGTAGGTCAGGTTTT
It contains:
- a CDS encoding OmpP1/FadL family transporter, encoding MKKILFLIISGLTISVSHSQEVSDAVRYAQDNLTGTARFRAMSGAFGAVGGDLSSLSVNPAGSAIFLNNQVAITFSNQNIKNNSSYFGTQTSDKDNSFILNQAGGVFVFNDRNNKSGWNKIAIGASYENTNNFNNNTYSAGTNPTRSIDGYFLAYANYGNGGAPVPGQFVEIGDKEPITNRYGFLGSNLPNSQYPNLSGFSAQQAMLGYQGFIINADDENNPNSTYSTNVPAGGNFYQDNIISERGYNSKVSFNIATSYKDRIYLGANLNVHVTDYRRSSSFYEENDNPLVPAPTISNLTFNNELYTYGNGFSFQLGAIGKVTEAFRLGIAYESNTWYELYDEVHQSLYTLTETSGGQGVEYTLNPDYVNVYESYTLQTPGKFTFSGAYIFGKSGLISIDYAIKDYGNTKFKPNSGGFGGLNNDISDQMTSNGELRVGAEYKIKRLSLRGGYRFEGSPYKNKTTIGDLNSYSGGLGYNFGGTKLDLAYSYAERKTSQGFFATGLTDPANITSKLNNVSLSLLFEL
- the rimO gene encoding 30S ribosomal protein S12 methylthiotransferase RimO, whose translation is MRTKSLKKNKINVITLGCSKNVYDSEVLMGQLRANGKDVQHEAPAAEEGNIIVINTCGFIDNAKAESVNMILEYADKKDKGLVDKVFVTGCLSERYRPDLEKEIPNVDQYFGTTELPQLLKALGADYKHELLGERLTTTPKNYAYLKIAEGCDRPCSFCAIPLMRGKHVSQTIEKLVKEAEGLAKNGVKELILIAQDLTYYGLDIYKKRNLAELLEALVKVEGIEWIRLHYAFPTGFPMDVLEVMKREPKICNYIDIPLQHISDSILKSMRRGTTQAKTTQLLKDFRAAVPGMAIRTTLIVGYPGETQEDFEILKDFVQEMKFDRMGCFAYSHEENTHAYLLEDDVPDDIKQARANEIMELQSQISWDLNQEKVGQVFKCIIDRKEGAHFVGRTEFDSPDVDNEVLIDASKHYVKTGEFVNIRIIEATEFDLYGEPA